GGCGATATTTTTGAAGCCTTCTTTGGAGGAACGGCGGGTGGCCGCAGGTCCACCGTTGAACGCGGGTCAGATATCCGCTACGGTCTGGAAATAACCTTCGCAGAGGCAGCATTCGGTTGTGAGAAGGAAATGCAAGTCGAGCGCGTCGAACCCTGCTCTATTTGCCATGGCAGCGGCAGCGAGGCAGGAGTTGAACCAGTGCAGTGCCCCACTTGCCGTGGCAGTGGGGAAGTCCGTCGCTCCCAGCGAGGACTTTTCGGCCAGTTCACCAATATCACACCGTGCGAACAATGTCGCGGGAAAGGCACCGTCATCACGAATCCCTGCAAGCAGTGTAGCGGTATTGGCAGAGAGAAGAGAGTGCGAAAGGTCATAATGAAAGTGCCTGGCGGTGTAGATGACGGCAATACGGTTCGGCTTACGGGCGAGGGCAACAGCGGGATCAATGGTGGGCCTCCGGGCAATCTATTTGTGACGCTCTCAGTTAGCAAGCATGAGTTCCTCCGCCGCGATGGAGCCGATGTCATATACGATCTCCCGTTGAACTTCGCCCAGGCTGCCCTGGGTGGCGAGGTTGAGGT
This Dehalococcoidia bacterium DNA region includes the following protein-coding sequences:
- the dnaJ gene encoding molecular chaperone DnaJ, which gives rise to MVTKRDYYEVLGVKRGATDDELKKAYRKLAFKYHPDRNGEKEAEEMFKEINEAYEVLSDSGKRASYDRFGHAGVDGIGRGFEGFDFGGVGDIFEAFFGGTAGGRRSTVERGSDIRYGLEITFAEAAFGCEKEMQVERVEPCSICHGSGSEAGVEPVQCPTCRGSGEVRRSQRGLFGQFTNITPCEQCRGKGTVITNPCKQCSGIGREKRVRKVIMKVPGGVDDGNTVRLTGEGNSGINGGPPGNLFVTLSVSKHEFLRRDGADVIYDLPLNFAQAALGGEVEVPTLDGDFSMKIPPGVQNGKVFRIKGAGAVNLNKSGRADEVVIVHIVTPTSLDGEQKKLFRDLAKTLEPARLPKDEKGFFGKVKDTFAGRS